GATTGGTAAAATTAATAGAGATGAAGCGTTTTTTATTACTTATTTTAATCTTTTCTTATTTTACTTCAAATGCACAAACAATTACTGTTTTAGATGAAGAAAGCAGATTCCCAATTTCTAATGTGGCCATTTTTAATGAAAATAAAACAAAACATGTAGTTTCAGATAAAGATGGAAAGGCCGACCTTTCTGTTTTTAAATTTAATGATATTTTATCTTTTACTCATTTTTCGTACATAGAATATGAAGTTTTAAAACGGCAAATTACTACCGATAAAATTATTTTGAAAAGTACTGAACATTCTTTAGATGAGGTTTTTTTATCCTCATCAAAAAGTAAGGAATCACGTAATCGAATTGCGGAACAGATAGATGTTTTTTCAATAAAAGATATTCAAAAAATTTCTCCACAGACTTCGGCAGATTTGTTAGCTGAAATGCCTGGTATAAAAGTACAAAAATCACAGTTCGGTGGTGGAAGTCCTGTATTACGAGGTATGGAATCAAATAGAGTGTTATTGGTAGTTGATGGTGTTCGTATGAACAATGCCATTTATAGAAAAGGACATTTACAAAATTCTATTACGGTATCGCCAACAATGTTAGACAGAACTGAAGTCATATTCGGTCCTTCGTCCGTTATTTATGGGTCTGATGCTTTAGGAGGTGTAATTCATTATTATACTAGAAAACCAACGTTAAGCAATAAGCCTAATATAAATGGAGCTGGTTTGATGAGGTACAGTACGGTAAACAATGAATTTTCTGTACAGGCGGGAGTAGAACTCTCTTTTAAAAAAATAGCGAGTTACACGAGTATTTCTCACAGTAAGTTTGGTGATTTAATGATGGGGAAAAGTCGAAATCATGGTTTTGATGAATGGGGTAAAGTGTATGAATATTCCAATAATACAAATGATTATTATAGTGAAACACCAATAGCTAATTCTAATCCCAATTTGCAAAAGAATACAGGATTTGATCAAACTGATTTTTTACAAAAATTACTTATTCCACTTACTGATAAATCAAGTTTGAGTTTAAATTTACAATACAGTACTACTTCTGATATTCCCCGTTTTGATAGGTTAACAGAAAGAAGAGATGGCGAGTTGCGATATGCAGAGTGGTATTATGGGCCACAAAGTAGATTTATGGTATCAACCCAATTGGAGCTCAACCCAGAAAAAAAATGGATGAACCACGGTTTGATAACATTGGCTTATCAAGATATAGAAGAATCTCGTATAGACAGAAAATTTAACAGTCTAGATAGGTCTTATAAAACAGAAAATGTAGATATTTTTAGTTTAAATGCAGACTTTTCTGTGCCCTTAACAAAAACAAAAGATCGTATTTTATCTTATGGTGGTGAACTTACGCATAACGATGTAGGCTCTAAGCCTGAAGGAAAAACGTTGGCTGTTAGTGGGAATACAATTACCGGTTATTCAGGTTCTTTTGCAGTACAATCTAGGTATGCCGATGGTGGAAGCACTTATTCTACAGCTGCTACCTATGTAAATTATCGTCAAGACATTAGTAAGACTTCCACGTTAAATTCAGGAATTCGTTTTACATATACAAATTTAGCGGCTACTTGGATAGATAAAACTTTCTTCACGTTACCAGATAATGATATTACCATCGATAATTCAGCGGTTACAGCAACATTTGGATACATCTTTAAACCGGCTACTAATTGGCAATTTAATGGTGTTTTATCCTCTGGGTTTCGTTCACCAAACTTAGATGATACCGGTAAAGTACGCGAAAAATCAGGAGATGTTACGGTACCAAATATTAACCTAAAACCTGAATATGCCTACAATGCGGAATTGGGGATTTTAAAATATTTTAACAAGAAAAAATTCTATGTTAGCGGAACGGTTTATTATACATTGTTAGACAATTATATTACTCGCGAAAGTTTTATGTTAAACGGTAATACAACGATGATATATGAAGGAGAAGAGGCTAATATCGTTGCTAATGTAAATAAAGATCAAGCCTATATTTATGGTGGAACATTTGATATAAAAGGTACAATTTCTGACCATTTAAGCACACGGGCTTCGGTAACCTATACTAAAGGCAAGGCTTATGACACTGAAGAGCCGTTATCGTCTATTCCTCCATTATTTGGCATGGTAGAATTAAGTCACGAAAAAGGTAGATTTAGTAGTAGTATTGATTTTAAATATAATGGTAGAAAAAGACCAGAAGATTACAATATTTCTGAAGGTATTGACCGTTATGAAGATACACCCTATTTAGCCGATACAGATTCTTATTATGGAACACCGGCTTGGACAACCTTAAATATTAACTCAAAATACAAGTTTTCAAAAAACTTAGATTTTATAGTTGCCGTTGATAATATTTTTGACACACATTATAAAGAGTTTGCTTCTGGTATTAGTGCACCAGGTCGTAATTTTTCTTTTAC
The nucleotide sequence above comes from Aureibaculum algae. Encoded proteins:
- a CDS encoding TonB-dependent receptor, whose protein sequence is MKRFLLLILIFSYFTSNAQTITVLDEESRFPISNVAIFNENKTKHVVSDKDGKADLSVFKFNDILSFTHFSYIEYEVLKRQITTDKIILKSTEHSLDEVFLSSSKSKESRNRIAEQIDVFSIKDIQKISPQTSADLLAEMPGIKVQKSQFGGGSPVLRGMESNRVLLVVDGVRMNNAIYRKGHLQNSITVSPTMLDRTEVIFGPSSVIYGSDALGGVIHYYTRKPTLSNKPNINGAGLMRYSTVNNEFSVQAGVELSFKKIASYTSISHSKFGDLMMGKSRNHGFDEWGKVYEYSNNTNDYYSETPIANSNPNLQKNTGFDQTDFLQKLLIPLTDKSSLSLNLQYSTTSDIPRFDRLTERRDGELRYAEWYYGPQSRFMVSTQLELNPEKKWMNHGLITLAYQDIEESRIDRKFNSLDRSYKTENVDIFSLNADFSVPLTKTKDRILSYGGELTHNDVGSKPEGKTLAVSGNTITGYSGSFAVQSRYADGGSTYSTAATYVNYRQDISKTSTLNSGIRFTYTNLAATWIDKTFFTLPDNDITIDNSAVTATFGYIFKPATNWQFNGVLSSGFRSPNLDDTGKVREKSGDVTVPNINLKPEYAYNAELGILKYFNKKKFYVSGTVYYTLLDNYITRESFMLNGNTTMIYEGEEANIVANVNKDQAYIYGGTFDIKGTISDHLSTRASVTYTKGKAYDTEEPLSSIPPLFGMVELSHEKGRFSSSIDFKYNGRKRPEDYNISEGIDRYEDTPYLADTDSYYGTPAWTTLNINSKYKFSKNLDFIVAVDNIFDTHYKEFASGISAPGRNFSFTLLGNF